The following are encoded together in the Candidatus Binataceae bacterium genome:
- a CDS encoding amidohydrolase family protein, whose translation MRNGFHVFDTDTHLELSAETIEKYFDAAMKPRLPELDKLKEPMRVSSSGTAPAAGKHQYHLPGHVSYQRLLGEAGPASKPVRNLGRFSGSVNPTQGCSDDRPQARISDMDREGSDVHMMLPGIPSNIFVWPEVEMQMGFIRAQHRMLDEFCAAYPHRLKSLLTVSAAAIEPCVEEIRRWGKAPWAVGVWPVTIDKPIDHPDFEPVWRACADLDLAVIYHGYTWNPPYFPGHRDIWENVFLGRSVAHPWGAMRFTGAFIGAGIMDRYPALRCGILESCCSWLPFWARRLDDQAEYLGTVAAKHRLSDYLCGGRFFSSVELSEGQDLIRMTLEFMGEGTLMFASDYPHAESMFPNSVDHFMSWERLSDGQKRAMTWDNPIRFYGEP comes from the coding sequence GGCTACCCGAACTAGACAAACTCAAGGAGCCGATGCGCGTTTCCTCCAGCGGCACGGCGCCTGCCGCCGGCAAGCATCAGTACCACCTGCCCGGCCACGTCTCCTACCAGCGCCTGCTGGGAGAGGCCGGTCCGGCTTCCAAGCCGGTACGCAACCTGGGGCGCTTCAGCGGCTCCGTCAATCCAACTCAGGGCTGCTCCGACGATCGGCCACAGGCGCGAATCTCGGACATGGATCGGGAAGGTAGCGACGTCCATATGATGCTGCCCGGGATCCCCTCCAACATTTTCGTGTGGCCTGAGGTCGAGATGCAGATGGGATTCATCCGCGCCCAGCATCGGATGCTTGACGAATTCTGCGCCGCTTATCCCCATCGCCTCAAATCCCTGCTGACCGTGAGCGCCGCCGCCATCGAGCCTTGTGTGGAGGAGATCCGGCGCTGGGGCAAGGCCCCGTGGGCGGTGGGCGTATGGCCGGTGACGATCGACAAGCCTATCGACCATCCCGACTTCGAACCGGTGTGGAGAGCCTGCGCCGATCTTGACTTGGCTGTCATCTACCACGGCTACACCTGGAACCCACCCTATTTCCCTGGCCATCGCGATATTTGGGAGAACGTTTTTTTGGGCCGCAGCGTGGCTCATCCCTGGGGTGCGATGCGCTTTACCGGGGCCTTTATCGGCGCAGGGATAATGGACCGCTATCCCGCCCTACGCTGCGGCATCCTGGAGAGCTGCTGTAGCTGGCTGCCCTTTTGGGCGCGCCGGTTGGATGACCAGGCCGAATACCTGGGGACGGTCGCGGCCAAACATCGGCTGAGCGACTATCTATGTGGCGGCCGCTTTTTCTCCAGCGTGGAACTCTCCGAGGGGCAAGATTTGATCCGCATGACGCTCGAGTTTATGGGCGAGGGTACCCTGATGTTCGCCTCCGACTATCCGCACGCCGAGAGCATGTTTCCCAATTCGGTCGATCATTTCATGAGCTGGGAGCGGCTGTCCGACGGCCAAAAGCGAGCGATGACCTGGGACAACCCGATACGCTTTTACGGCGAGCCGTGA
- a CDS encoding LLM class flavin-dependent oxidoreductase, giving the protein MKFGLFLELQIPRPWHPDLEHQLFKQSLEQVSLADRLGLDYVWATEHHFLEEYAHSSAPEVFLAACSQRTSTIRLGHGIIQSGPWINHPARVAERVATLDLVSDGRCELGTGEGATETELGGFNVAQAEKRAQWLEGLAMVARMLVEEPFGGHEGKYLRMPARNVVPKPLQKPHPPLWLACSRRETIVLAARLGLGALTFAFATPEESGQWVHEYHATLEAECSPIGYAVNPQIAVTCPFMCLSEGARAQALSKEHHGFFIYGLGHYTYFGEHHPGQTDLWRNYKTNPGDLSRIPTGDRKTCVGTPSQVRAQLREFERSGVDQVILLMQAGRMPHDVMCEALELFARTVMPEFKERDQQQTLAKAARAERISAVALARKQSAPAPTTTVIRAAGHH; this is encoded by the coding sequence TCGCCGATCGGTTGGGGTTGGACTACGTTTGGGCTACTGAACATCATTTTCTGGAGGAATACGCTCACTCCTCCGCGCCCGAAGTTTTCCTGGCGGCCTGTAGCCAACGAACCAGCACAATCCGACTGGGCCACGGCATCATTCAGAGTGGTCCTTGGATCAACCATCCAGCTCGCGTGGCGGAACGGGTGGCAACCTTGGACCTGGTCAGCGACGGTCGCTGCGAACTTGGCACCGGCGAAGGGGCGACCGAAACCGAGCTGGGCGGCTTCAACGTGGCGCAGGCGGAAAAGCGGGCCCAGTGGCTGGAAGGGTTGGCGATGGTTGCGCGGATGCTGGTCGAGGAACCGTTTGGCGGACACGAGGGCAAATATCTCAGGATGCCGGCGCGCAACGTGGTGCCCAAGCCCTTGCAAAAGCCCCATCCGCCGCTATGGCTGGCCTGCTCGCGACGCGAGACTATTGTGCTGGCGGCGCGGCTGGGCTTGGGGGCGTTGACCTTCGCGTTTGCCACGCCGGAGGAATCCGGCCAATGGGTTCATGAGTATCACGCCACGTTGGAGGCCGAGTGTAGCCCGATCGGCTACGCGGTTAATCCCCAGATCGCGGTCACCTGTCCATTCATGTGTCTGAGCGAGGGGGCACGCGCCCAGGCGCTGTCGAAAGAACATCATGGCTTTTTCATCTATGGCCTAGGCCATTACACCTACTTCGGCGAACATCATCCGGGCCAAACCGACCTCTGGCGCAATTATAAAACCAATCCCGGTGACCTGTCGCGCATTCCCACTGGCGACCGCAAGACCTGCGTCGGTACGCCGTCACAAGTGCGAGCGCAACTGCGGGAGTTTGAGCGATCCGGGGTCGACCAGGTGATTTTACTGATGCAGGCGGGACGGATGCCTCACGACGTAATGTGCGAGGCGCTGGAGTTGTTCGCGCGCACGGTGATGCCGGAATTCAAGGAACGCGATCAGCAACAGACCCTCGCCAAGGCGGCGCGGGCGGAACGAATTTCGGCTGTTGCCCTGGCACGCAAGCAATCCGCGCCAGCGCCCACGACCACCGTAATCCGCGCGGCCGGCCATCACTAA